A segment of the Panicum hallii strain FIL2 chromosome 1, PHallii_v3.1, whole genome shotgun sequence genome:
CTTCTCGCGCATTGTCCCCAAGCATGGGAGCCAAACGAGTCACCCGAGATACGCTAAGTTGTTTCCTGCGCCCAGCCTTGAGCATGGGAGTCAGGCGAGCCGCCAAAAGCACGCTGAATGCCTTGttgcgcccagcccccgagcatgggagctagacgAGTCGACGAGGGCACGCCGAGTGCCTTGTCACACCCAACTCCCGAGTGTGAAACGAGCTACCGAAACCATGCCGAAACCACGCCGAGCGGTCTGTGCCGACGAAGTGATGGCCAAGTAAGGCAGCTCTTCGCAGCATACTTCACCCAGCGGCATGGTCCAGGTCTGGTCCCTGCAATGTAAACATTAAAaatatgttgtaactgatatatATGATACCGAGTTGGGAGCGAATCCCAGCATTGTAAATTACATGTAAAATTTTTCACGTCTTGCTAGGTCACATAAATTCCCAGGGTAGGTAACttattacgtttaagcacctgatccctgatagTCGTAGCCCATAGCGCAGAGAATATGGTCGTATGCACGTATAGGAACATAGACGCATAGAAGAGTCGAGGTCTCACGGTTTAAAGCGTGTGCTACCCGGGTATTTTAGCGGCCATTTTCAGAAAACTAGAGCAGTCAGCGCTGCATGAAAAAAAATAACGCTCGTGGAGCGCATATTATACACCCATAGGTGTAGTCCCGACTACAAGCCCGAAGCTACATGAGTAGTCAGAAATGCAATTACGAGGTGACCACGGAGGCATATGGTTAATATCTAGAGATATAAAAATATTTAGAAAAATATTAAAGtatgacttagcttgattcgtggatgattTGTCGATGAATCCGCAGACGTTGATGGAGCCgtgacggtttgttgatgaagcttgaTCTGTCGGAGTCGATTCTAACTAGTTATTAACGGTGTAAGATCCGCTCCCAACTAGTtttctagtcgagatgagtagtcgagATAGTCATCGACGGATCGCCGAACGTCCTCGTCAGCGGAAGTCCTGATGAGTTATCGAGGTACCCAGGAACGCAATTTGGAGTCATGCTGACCTGTTACAGCGTGTATAGTTGCCCACCAATAGCCGCAGCCGTTAGATTTCCAAATTGTTTATCCGCGATCTTCCTTGACGTGAGCTTCGCACGTGGAATCACTACAAGAAAATAGCGTAATTTCATCGGCCAGAAACCGTTGAAAATAGCCTAAAAGCcgtcgaaaatagctatttttgtcggcagaccgacgaaaataggccgacgGAATAAAATCGACGAAAATGAACGCATTTTCGTCGGCAACCAACGAAAATAAaactattttcatcggccagcGAGGCCAATGAAAATATTcgacatattttcgtcggcccatcCAGCCGACGAAAACGATACagcatattttcgtcggcctgcctagccgacgaaaatactgggcgCCTGCTAAAAAAAACAGCTGCATATACCAGGAAGCTTTCTTCGGTTTCTTTGCACTCTCCTTCGCCTCGCCATCTAGAAACACTGCAGTGTAGCCCACAAATCATGTGACGCAGGGACACCATCGGGTGGTAATCGTCATCCTTGACACGATCGCCGAGCTCCTGCTGAAGAGGCTCGCCCACAGGTTGTGGCCGAATGCCAGGAGCAGCACGAAGGAGAGGGCGAGGAACACCGAGAGCTTCATCGTCACGGCGACACGGCCACCACGGCACTAAACCCAACTGAGATCATGCAGGTAATCGCCTCCGTGCTAACGCTGCACACATCATTTTGCGGGATAAGTGATCAGTAGTTTGTTTCAAGATGATGAATCAAACTGATGGTACAACGACATTGTCAGTTTAATTTTCATCCGGAGATCAAGCAGTAGCGAGAACACATTTAGTTTACCACATGGCGATCAGCGGCGTGTCGACGGTGGGATGGGGGAGCAAACCGGCGATGAGCACCTGGAGCTCGAACGCCCATAGCTCCAAGCTGCAGCCGAAACGTGGGATGGGGCAGCACGTACTTGAAGGCGTCGGCGGAGAACCCCCTCCACGTCTCGCTGAACTCCTCGGAGAGGAGCACGTTGGCGAGCAGCATCAGGCAGGACGCCCACAGCGTCGCCGAGACCGTGGCGGACGCGCAGGCGAGCCCCAGGCCGAGCACGTTCACCAGCAGGTGCGCGAGCAGGACGTGGAGGGCGAAGGGCGCCACGAAGCAGGCGACGAGCGGGAGCACCACGGACTGCGTCTGCAGGTACCGGAGCAGGCACTGTAGGAAGGCGAAGGCGAAGAGGCTCGAGATCTGAGCCCGGACGAacaccgcggcggcggggcccgcGGGGCAGGTGGCATGTGGCCACACGGGGCTGCGGGGGCCCgcagggccggcggcggggggccggcgggggtggcgccggtggcgcgcggcggcggcggcggtggtggcgggggcccgcggcggtggcggcggggcagTGTGGCTGGCGGCTGTGTAAGCAAGACAACCAAATCGTGGGGAGGAGCCAGGTATTTAGGGCAccactattttcgtcggccagatttgagccgacgaaattagaagTATTTTCATCTCTGAGGCCTACGAAAATATAGGCTTTGTTTCATTGGCCTCTGTCAGGCCGATAAAAATACAgctaatttcgtcggctttcACAAGCCGGTGAAATAATTTGATAATTTTCGTCAGTTTGTAttgggccgacgaaattagacgTGGTCCACGAAATTAAGCTGCTTTGGTGCAGTGAATCCAGCATGCACGGGACAAGTATCCTTGATCTTGTACCATGAGGACTCTGATTCGTCAAACATGCTGCTTGAGATTTTCGCAGCGAGCATGTTACGAGATGCATATCGATCGACTGCCTTGATTGGGCGGCCGGTCGCCGGGATTTTTTTTGTTCGGGTGTAGCCGCGCACACAGCTTAGCATCAAGCAAGGGAAGCTGCCCCGACACGGCCGGTCGCACTCGCATCGCGCCTAGCTGGCTAGGATGAGCAGCCGGGGCGACGTGCGTTGCCACGCGCCAGCTTGCCGTAGCCGCGATCTGAGAAAAGTCACAGTTCCTGGATCGGGTCGCGTGGGTTTCCACATCTGATCCGGAAGCAGATGTCGATGGGGTTGTCGATGATATGGCGAGAAGTTGTTGCATGCACCTCGGGCTCTCTGGGTTTGGCGAGGTTGTGGTTGAAATCACCTAGCTATTGGCGATGCAGATTCAGAAGCCGAAGGTAAACGTAGTGCTTTCGTCGAGCACGGCGCTAGTAAAGTTAAACGATGACATCGAGTTTGCCAGTAGCTCTTCGATGAGCGCCCCTACCTGATGCGCCATCTACCAGTGTTTTACCACTAAGCCCACCAAGgaatacccctgaggtggtaggttttaggtggagtgtcgccgagatctgaaattcgaaggtgtaaggaatacaagggtttagacaagttcgggttGCAAGGAGTGTGATATCCCACAtcatgtgtggtggtttgtattgtcttaaaTAATTAAGTTTTGGAGGGgatccctgcccacccttatatagtccgaAAGAACAGGGTTACGGAGATACTAACCAAATACGAGCTCAGaagtcctacccaagtactgCTCAGATAGTTTTCTTATGtttcgactagttctactcgtgGCCGAGTAGCTTACAAGATGTATAAGCTATTGGACATATCacatcccttattctagaatattcatACCATATACGCACCATATGCGCAGTCCTGTAATTCCGCGAGGACGAGATGCTAGCAGCCGTCGCAAACTCAGCGGGCACGTCGAGGGGAGGGGACACTGCGCCACAAGGCCGAGAGGCCGGCGGCTGCTGCAAACTCGGCGCTCGTCGAGGGAAGGGGGTGCTACGCCGCGAGGGCGAGACGTCGGCAGCGGCCGCAAACTCGCGCATGCATCAAATATTGCAGAGGACGGCATCTAAATTGGCAGGGAGGACGGCGCTGTGCGCCAgagttgagagagagagagattgggaGGGTGAGGGTGGGGTAATAATTCAGCCCAGCACGGAGCGGGATGGCTCGGAATCGCGAGAGCAAGGTTGGTAATAAGCCGAATACTTCCCTATATTAAATTGAGTTTCCAATACCAATTGTCCAATTCCCTAACCAACCAAATAATAGATATTCGATACACTCAATACCAATTCTAAATTCCGAACTTGAATATCTACATTCAAATGGGATGTGTGTTACCAATTTAAGGCTCTGTTTCAGCGTTCCCATAGGTTCCGTGGAGAAAAGTGAAAGAAACCCGCAGAACAGTCTGCGTCAAACACGTTTCTCGCAAACACACTTCGAACGAAACGCTGGATTTGAATTAGCGGGCGCGAAACCATCAAGCAAGGTCGCGGCCGCTTCCCGCTTCCACCAGACACAATTTTTGTGGCCACCCTTCCGAACAGTCCCTAAGACTCATCCCATTAAAATTATTCTGAATTTAATGCAAGAAAAATAAGATGCAAGTGTGCCATGATAATAACCTAATTTTTTTTAATAATGAGGAGGGAGCATGATGCCAATAGGCAAAATGCGCATGGGTAGGGACTATCAGACAAACCCATGTTTGTGGTGTAATTCACAAACCCACACTAGCTCACACCCATTATCTGCCATAGGTGTCAAAGACATTAAGCCTGCCGCCCACAGGCACACATGTGCCAACCAACGTGAAAAACATACTAGTAATAATAGCAATAAGCATcccttagagcatctccaagagtaCCCAAAACAGATTCCAAAAATCTAGTTTAGGCACCAAACTCTAACTAAGCCCTGAATTCTTATTTTTTGCTCTTTCACAGAGAAAGAGAAGACCTTCCAGTTGCCTCAAATTTTATATCTTTATTACTCTTTAAAAGAGGGAGACATTATTTATCGCCATTCAAGGCGTCAAGTGTTTATACAACTGTTTTGGATAATATCCAGCCTTCATTACTAATCCAAATGAACCTCAAGTCAGTACACAAATGCAAGCTCTAATGTCACATTGCAAAAGAGAAAATGAAAGTGATGATTCTTTGATTATTGTATACAAACTACGATTAGTATAGTGCAAATGTATAGCCTCAATCGAAATCTATCGTAACCGCAGTGATGATTTTGGGTGTTGATCTAATTGGTTTCAGAAAGGCGTTGAAATGTGAAACAGGGTTTCAGTCACCTCAAAACTAGTAGAACCCCGGGATTAGCAAACCAAGCAAACAATAGGGTTAAGGGTTATCTTATATGAGTAGTCTGTGGTTGTACTTGATTGATTGGTTTGTGTTGTGGCGTTATGAATCTGCCACTGTGGTCGGTAGTGCAATACAATGAGCAGAGAGGGTCCTCTTTGATGTAGAATCCTTTGGCGAGGGGTCGCTGCAAATTTATCCTTGCCCTTATCTTTTCCCAAGGACAATTATATTGTCTCCACCTTTGCCAGGACAGATGACCCCATATTTGTCACTCCCAGGCGCTCATATCCCCTATCACAGAGCAATCATTCATTATTGAGCCTCGGCCTACAACTTAAAATGCTAAGCAAACAAACCGGAGTAGCAGCAGTCGACCACTACGCTGCAAGGCGCGGTGTATCGAACGCACAACAATGCGTGTTCCTTTTTGTatacaagaaaaaaaaaatctcaaCGACATCTAGACTATCCAGAGTCCTTTCAGTCAATTTCAGATAAGGAAACCCCCTATAGTATGGAtccctttcaaaaaaaaagtaaaaGCGGATCAGGAAAACTTCAGTTGGTTCTGATCCTGTAACCCACGCCTCTCCTGGCCTTGGCCTCCCACGAGGTTTGCCTCGGCCTGAGGGAGGCGTCTTCCTCGTCTGGCGCCCCGCGTGCCTGGCGACACGCGAGGCACGCCAGGACGCTAAGCCAGACTCGTTCAACGATGCCGAACGGTGCGCCTCGATCTTCAGAGCGCCCGATGCCCCGTTTCGAGACCAGAAAATCGCGACCCCACGGCCACGAATCTCCCGTCCATGCCCCCATCTCATGTGTCGCGCTCGCGCACGCTTCACTGGTTGAGCATTTTACCAGGCAAATTGCAAGCGCGCGTTCGACCCGGGCGTCCAGCCTACCGGGTCGTGTACGGCGCGCCTCACTGGATGCCCGTACCAGTATACTACGTCTGTACGTGGACCAAGCAAGTGCCTCCTCAAGAAGATTCAACAGCCAAAGCCCAAAAGATGCTTGCTTTGAAGTCGTTACAGAACAAGCACGTGCACGGGCATCCCAGATATTCTACTCTCTTCAGTCAAAACTCAAAAGCAATCCACATCACAAGCGACGGTCCACAGCAGCGTTTACTCAAGGATTCCGCAATGGCGACGTTTGCAAGCTCTGACTACTCACGGAGCTGAAGCCCGGTTATGCTCAGAGATTTTCTAGTAACACTAACTGCGAATCACTAGGCCTTGGGTTTCTCCTCAGCACTGGCAGCCTTGGCGGCCTCCTGGCTCGCTTGGGCGGCCTGGGCGGGGGCAGGCACGGGCTGGATGCGCTCGTAGCGTTTCCTGGTCAGCGTCTCCCCTTTCAGAGCGGCGACGTATCTGTCGTTCGTGTCCTCTTTCCTTTGCAGCTCGCCAAGAAACTCGGCCAGTCTCTCCCTGTTCACTTGCCCCATCATCTGCTTGCCAGGAGTTCATTATCAGTGAAAAATGGGATCACAAATAAAAGCGCAATAAAACATTAGGGGAAAAAACCCTGTATGCATAGTAACACCAGGAACGAAAAAAAGGGAGGAAAAGAGAACAATCAAGCATAGTAAATTCAAACGATTTTGGCAAGTAGTAAACCAGTAATGCAATGCCATAAACACCCCCTGAGAAGCCAGAAGGGAACTGTCAAGTACATCTCTGCACGTGCCTTATATGGGCATCACCAGGTCAGCATGTACCACATGCTCGTACTGCAGGGAGCATATGAAGAAAGGCAAGAAACAGTTTATCACAGTCAGGTCCTTGTACATACAACTTACTTTGTAACATTTGACAATGAGTGATGAGTACAAGCTGGAGGTGTTCAATAACCAGTTTTCAAATGATATACAGTGATCGATTCATGGACAGGCAACTGTAAGCCACCAATTCACCATTACTAGCAAACAACAAGAATAGTAACTGTTACTAGATGGTGAATTAGTGCACCAGAAACAATATACAGACAACAAAAATAGTAACTACTACTAGATGGTGAATTATTATAACAGAAACAAGATACAGATTCTCCTGCTAAGTTACTCCTAAATACAAAACTTAAGAAATCATCAAAACAGCCAGCACATCAAATCCACCCGTCTTTCCCAAACATCAGCTGGCAGCTACATATCACCTTGCGAGCCAACCAAACACATTTGCAATAGATGGGAATCCTCATCTATCCCCTAACTGTTTGCACTCGCCATTTGTTCATCATGATCAGGATCCCTAAATTGGGTTGTTTTGTGTGACTATACTGTTAATTTGTCAACTAGATCCAAACTCTGAGAGAACAATATAGCATTTGCACAGACTAATGAACTTTCTATCAAATGTTTTTCTTCATGAATTTTCCAAACACTTGTTTGTTCTTTTGACGCAATTTGATCATTGAACTGCTCAAAATAGGAGACTGTGGAAGCAGCAGCTCACGCTGCTGAGTGGTCAGTTGCAATACTTAACAAACCAGGGCAATTGAACATTGGCAGCAAGCCATTTGATTTGGTTTTTGGTAGATAGTTGGGATTGAGCCCTGCAGCAGCAAGCTGTTTAATTTTGGCTTTAGAAAAATGAAATATTTTCCACAAGGGTATGCTTTTAATCCATAAATCAGAACAAGTTTGGTCTTGATAAACCAAAAACTAACATGATCTACAAGCCAACAACCACGCCTTACCTAAATGCAAGCTAAATAGCAGTATGAAGGCGTACTTAAAGCAATTTGAATGACAAATGCTCCAATAATAAGACTCATTGGAATTTACCATGTATGACCTTAAGAAGACCATAAAGGCATAAACCCTGCCTGTCCCAACACGAACAAAATTTTAATTGAAACGAACTTTCAGATGGACTGACCAGCAGCGGAAGAAACAATCATTCAACAAAACTATAGTGGTAGGTGTATTAATTTACTCTCAGCAGAATACTGGTGTCTTCCACCTCCAGGCACTAGTAGGGTAATGAGTAATGACTGCTTCCATAGCTCTAAAAGCAAGTTTCAACTAACATATAACAAGAAAATTAACTACCGAAACAATACAAAAATTATAAATTGGACTTTGTGGTTTTGCCACTTTTTTTTTTCTAGAACACGGTTTTGCCACTTGATATATTGGTTTTTGGGTATTATTGGCACTTTGTTCACAGAAGACCAGGTTATTGGGAATAAGCATTTTAACTACAGAGCACCAGCATGACTTCACTATGAGCATAACACTGCCTTAGCAAAAATTACTAACACCCATAGCTATTCAGATAACCATTTATCCTAGACCAGACAAGAATATCGCCTAGATTTCTAACAATAAAAGCTTTTGATTCACATTTGATTGTTATTCCTAACATCATTATCTAGTCCATTCCCTTTCTAttcatacaacaacaacaaagcctttcAGTCCCTTTCTATTCATAGTTAACTATAATTACATAACTGTTGCACTCTGATGCCAATAATAGGTGTGTTATACCGCAACAAAGAATTGCATTTACAGAGGGTCTGGAGAAATAAGGCAAGCTTATGGTGCTTTTGACAGATATTGACTGAACATGAGTAAGCTTCATCAATTATGAAAAcaaagagcaaaaaaaaaatgtaGTACCAAAGCCAGCTGGTTTCCCTCTAATCATCACTCATGCTTTGGCTGGCGGGTACAGCTATTATTGCCATGAGCTGTAAATGGGATGGATTCAACCATTCCAACCAATACAACTAAGAGTTGGCAATTTACTTCTCACAGCTAAGGATCTTGGTCTGGAAACCAGAACCAGGCAGTCAGATATAGTCATGTAATCAATCTGGTTCAGATATCCTAATCTCATGGGTTCCTAGTTCCTTCGGCGACGCGAGCATCAAATCATGACTTGTGCAAGAAAAGAAAACGTAAAAAGAAGCTAGCTACTCTATTTATCCCTCAAAACATTTTTAGAAACACAAGGCCGAAACCCTAGTTCAGATTCATCAATCGCTCGCACAGTCGCACATGCTGCCGCAACTTTCAAATTCTTGAATTTGAAGTGAAACTTGATTGAACGCGTAAACTAGATCGACCAATCCACTTATAGATCTCCAATCAGTTATCTCAAATCGCAGAACATAATTCCCAACAGTAATAAGGGAGATGCTAATTTTCAGGTGCCTGAAAATTAGTCTATCTCTCAGGCAACGATTCACGACCATTGGATCGAGATTGAATGGCAAGATCATCATCTTCTACCTCAGTCTGCTTCTCATCTAGTCACAGGCTCACAGCATGGTTTTTGTTGTTTCTAGTAGTCAGCTCGCCTCGGCTCGTCGCCCCCGCCTCCCGCCCACCTTCTCCAGCCCTTGCGGCATCCCCGCCGCTGGGCTGCacgccgctgcccccgccacGCTAATCCAGCGGCagtccccgcccccgcccccgccccgacCCTTCCCATCCGGGGGTCCAACGCCGCCCGCGACCGGTGGCGCCCCGCCGTCTCTACCGCCACCACTGCCTGACCGGCATGCTCCCTGCGACCCTCCCTCCTAAGCCTGGAGGCACTCATCCCCTTCTCGGCCGGCAGCCCCCCTCCCCTAAACCAAATAGAGCTGTCGCCTGAAAGTTTCTTCAGATTTCAGGCGACTGAAATATAGGTGGTGTGCAGTAATAATCGGTCAGGGCGGGATCTGTGCGAGGGAAGCGCGAGCACGCACCGTGGTATCGGGTCGGGCGGTGGAGCGGAGGTGGGCCTCGAGCTGCTCGTTGCGGGAGCTGGTGAGCTGCATCACGCCGTAGCCGATCACGCCGGGGACGACGCCGCACAGCGCCgcgaaggtgaagaagaagggCTTCGAGTCCCGCGTCCGCCGCACCAGCCACCGCCACCCAGCGCTCTTCTCCCACAGGATCGACATCTCCCaccggacgccgccgccgccgccgccacgggatGCTCCTCTATGGCTCTACACCTTTCCTCCCCGTCTCGCTGACCGCTCGTTTAGGTTCtagtttcttgttctttttgtTTTGACGGGCTCTTTTCAATTTTCTTTCTCTTCATTTCAACCTCATTTTTTTTGCTTTATTTTCCTTTTCACAACCAAGAGTGGGGTAGGCTCCTAGCATCAGCAATATTGGTTTATTTTTTCCTTAAATACATGGAAGAACTACGTATCATTATATTAAAAAAGAAATATAAAGGCTAAAATAACCGTAGACAACACACACCCCACTGCGAGGTTTAAGTTACCGGCGATATTGGATTAACTATCCATATTAATGAAATTTCAACCCAATACAATTACCTAttgtctttttttctttttgcaaagATCAACCACTTCTAATGCTCCATGTACACTTATACAATTAAATTTATTTGCTCATCATCTATATAGGATATTGGACGTGGCTAACTTACGACTGGTCATTATATATACCTAGCGTACGGCTGCTCCTTTATTAAGAAAACTCTCTGCATGCCATATCTTTccttttctaaaaaaaaaatcCAGCTAGCACCGGTTAGGACTAAATTCCTACCGGAACCAGACCCGCACGACCACCTCCTATTTTGCTTGCTTCCGGACGATTCAATCTTCTTAATACTGGTAATTTAACTCAAAAATTATAATAAAGAGCAACTTTTATGGACATCGCAAGGAAAGCGTTGAAAAGCTGTAAGCAAATTAGAACATGCAAAGATATTTTCGGCCATCTAAATTCTAAACATTCACAAAAACAAGTCTTTAGGCATCATCCGCTATCACCAGGTTTAGAAAAATGGAATCGCTCCATCATCAAATTTTGTGTGAGCTTGCTATACAACCTATGCACAAAGCACCAAACAAAAGGATTGAATCAGTACAAAAAGGAGGCCGATAATCAGAATATAAAAATGCTCAACGAGAATACAGAATGCTAGACTAAAACTGAATTTTTGCTTCTAAAGTTGATTAGTTGaaccaaaaatagcaaaaaacTCATCAAAATATGAAAATTTGCTAAAACCAGAACACTAAATTATGAAAAAAAATGATCATGCAACATGAAAAAAAAAGTTGTCATGGAATTGTAAACCACTTAACAATATTTGCTTTCTCTTTTTTTCCAAGTGACTTCCAAGAAACAGATGATAAAGAACAGCAGTAAGCACCAGCAATACAGTAAATAACCAGCCAGTATATACATTTATCTATATTTGAAGTCATATTTTTGTATAAAATAAGTACCTTGTATCTAATCCAATTAAAATGCTTAGAAGTTTGTGCCAAAAATTGTCTACCTCTCTTACACAAAAAACATTCATGTATTCAACTCATATAATTCTTCACCCCGACCTTTTACATGCAGGGTACACACCATTTGCATCAATATCTATTGTCAACTCTAGATCCTCAAGCTACTAGCCTAGCTATCCAACTCTATACCGCAAAAATGCAAATGACAATGAGCAACTTTTTGAAAAACCATAAACAAAGATTTGAAAATTTATAAGCAAATTACGACATAGAAAAAGCATGCATTTATAAGGTGTGTGCATCCTTTCTTTTCTTCATGATATCATATGTCGGAgaaattctccagccgggtggcggaaagcacccgcctaatcctagttaaggatgggtttggaggggatttaggagcgctcgatcggtggactatgtcggaggaattctccagccgggtggtggaaagcacccgcctaatcctagttaaggatgggtttggaggggacttaggagcgctcgatcggtggacagatgaacgcaggaaggacacggagattttagagtggttcgagccgccggagcgtaataccctacgtccactatggTATTGTATTGATTGTAAGAGCCTTGGATGGAACCTAGCCTGGACTTGTGTTCGTGTGATCCTGCCTGTTGGAACcccttctaacgagtacaccctcccttttatagtccaaggggggtgcttacactgagcctgaccccgacatgtgggtccggccagcAGAAGCTTGTTCtaagagagatatggagatcttcatctccagctcctctccgtagtcctctcaatcaggaagttgatgtgcgtatccataaCTTGGATACGGCcctgtacagccttgtcttgcacagtatccggcgtcagcgttgcataacagtgaagccgtgc
Coding sequences within it:
- the LOC112878719 gene encoding uncharacterized protein LOC112878719, producing MSILWEKSAGWRWLVRRTRDSKPFFFTFAALCGVVPGVIGYGVMQLTSSRNEQLEAHLRSTARPDTTMMGQVNRERLAEFLGELQRKEDTNDRYVAALKGETLTRKRYERIQPVPAPAQAAQASQEAAKAASAEEKPKA